In Rattus rattus isolate New Zealand chromosome 3, Rrattus_CSIRO_v1, whole genome shotgun sequence, one genomic interval encodes:
- the Mtx3 gene encoding metaxin-3 isoform X1 encodes MAASMELSCWGGGWGLPSVHSESLVVLAYAKFSGAPLKVSIIDNTWRGPRGDVPILTTEDSIVSKPEKILNFLRKQKFNADYELSAKQGADTLAYIALLEEKLLPGVLHTFWVENDNYFTVTKPWFASRIPFPLSLILPGRMSRGALNRILLTRGGPPLYHVQDVEAQIYRDAKECLNLLSNRLGTSQFFFGDTPSTLDAYVFGFLAPLYKVRFPKVHLQEHLKQLPNLCRLCDDILDSYFRHGAGGISPAGQEVDANLQKLTQLVNKESNLIEKMDGNLRQSPQLLPRKLPTLKLTPAEEESNSSRLLSP; translated from the exons ATGGCGGCCTCCATGGAGCTTAGCTgctggggaggaggctgggggCTCCCTTCGGTCCACAGCGAGTCCCTGGTGGTGCTG GCTTATGCCAAATTTTCTGGCGCGCCCTTGAAAGTCAGTATTATAGACAACACCTGGAGAGGTCCAAGAG GTGATGTACCAATTTTGACAACTGAAGACAGCATTGTTTCTAAGCCTGAAAAAATTCTAAACTTTTTAAGAAAACAG aaatttaatGCTGATTATGAGCTCTCAGCAAAACAAGGGGCAGATACACTGGCGTACATCGCTCTCTTGGAGGAGAAGCTTCTCCCTGGTGTG CTTCACACCTTCTGGGTTGAGAATGATAATTACTTCACTGTGACAAAGCCATGGTTTGCCTCTCGTATCCCCTTCCCTCTAAGTTTAATCCTGCCGGGAAGGATGTCTAGAGGAGCCCTGAATAGGATTCTCTTGACGAGGGGAGGACCTCCCCTCTACCATGTCCAAGATGTGGAAGCCCAG ATATACAGAGATGCCAAGGAGTGCCTCAATCTCCTGTCGAACAGATTGGGAACATCTCAGTTTTTCTTTGGTGACAC GCCTTCCACCTTAGACGCATATGTGTTTGGCTTCCTTGCACCTCTTTATAAAGTGCGTTTTCCCAAAGTTCACTTACAAGAGCATCTGAAACAGCTCCCCAACCTGTGTCGCCTCTGCGATGACATCCTGGACAGCTACttcaggcacggtgctggag gcatctctccagctggaCAAGAAGTGGATGCAAACCTGCAGAAACTCACCCAGCTTGTAAATAAGGAGTCCAACCTAATTGAGAAG ATGGATGGCAACCTCCGCCAGAGCCCTCAGCTTCTTCCTCGGAAGCTGCCAACCCTCAAGCTGACCCCAGCAGAAGAAGAGAGTAACTCCTCACGGCTGCTGTCGCCCTGA
- the Mtx3 gene encoding metaxin-3 isoform X2, translated as MAASMELSCWGGGWGLPSVHSESLVVLAYAKFSGAPLKVSIIDNTWRGPRGDVPILTTEDSIVSKPEKILNFLRKQKFNADYELSAKQGADTLAYIALLEEKLLPGVLHTFWVENDNYFTVTKPWFASRIPFPLSLILPGRMSRGALNRILLTRGGPPLYHVQDVEAQIYRDAKECLNLLSNRLGTSQFFFGDTPSTLDAYVFGFLAPLYKVRFPKVHLQEHLKQLPNLCRLCDDILDSYFRHGAGDGWQPPPEPSASSSEAANPQADPSRRRE; from the exons ATGGCGGCCTCCATGGAGCTTAGCTgctggggaggaggctgggggCTCCCTTCGGTCCACAGCGAGTCCCTGGTGGTGCTG GCTTATGCCAAATTTTCTGGCGCGCCCTTGAAAGTCAGTATTATAGACAACACCTGGAGAGGTCCAAGAG GTGATGTACCAATTTTGACAACTGAAGACAGCATTGTTTCTAAGCCTGAAAAAATTCTAAACTTTTTAAGAAAACAG aaatttaatGCTGATTATGAGCTCTCAGCAAAACAAGGGGCAGATACACTGGCGTACATCGCTCTCTTGGAGGAGAAGCTTCTCCCTGGTGTG CTTCACACCTTCTGGGTTGAGAATGATAATTACTTCACTGTGACAAAGCCATGGTTTGCCTCTCGTATCCCCTTCCCTCTAAGTTTAATCCTGCCGGGAAGGATGTCTAGAGGAGCCCTGAATAGGATTCTCTTGACGAGGGGAGGACCTCCCCTCTACCATGTCCAAGATGTGGAAGCCCAG ATATACAGAGATGCCAAGGAGTGCCTCAATCTCCTGTCGAACAGATTGGGAACATCTCAGTTTTTCTTTGGTGACAC GCCTTCCACCTTAGACGCATATGTGTTTGGCTTCCTTGCACCTCTTTATAAAGTGCGTTTTCCCAAAGTTCACTTACAAGAGCATCTGAAACAGCTCCCCAACCTGTGTCGCCTCTGCGATGACATCCTGGACAGCTACttcaggcacggtgctggag ATGGATGGCAACCTCCGCCAGAGCCCTCAGCTTCTTCCTCGGAAGCTGCCAACCCTCAAGCTGACCCCAGCAGAAGAAGAGAGTAA